A section of the Melopsittacus undulatus isolate bMelUnd1 chromosome 3, bMelUnd1.mat.Z, whole genome shotgun sequence genome encodes:
- the VSX1 gene encoding visual system homeobox 1: MPGRAEPSGGRAAAAGPEPVSAPVVPAARPGGAGLRTKGFAITDLLGLEAELQPPPGPLPAAGYEGSGALGLGLGLLCGLGAPGAPRLLPAPLPLLPARGPRPAPGPPPGARRHKENISDEDSLCGDGSELKMSTAQIKRKKRRHRTVFTAHQLEELEKAFNEAHYPDVYAREMLAVKTELPEDRIQVWFQNRRAKWRKREKCWGRSSVMAEYGLYGAMVRHSIPLPESIINSAKSGLVGSCAPWLLGMHKKSMEVSRKAESQEKLADGWRAEQQEEEELKGKQASSQRGSDKLGPAKDSEDTAIDLSRTAKHEKRGVLRQCINGDPPTELSSRDH, translated from the exons ATGCCAGGGCGGGCGGAGCCGTCGGGGGGacgcgcggcggcggcggggcccgAACCGGTGTCCGCACCGGTGGTACCGGCAGCGCGACCGGGCGGAGCGGGGCTGCGGACCAAGGGCTTCGCCATCACCgacctgctggggctggaggcagagctgcagccgcCCCCGGGGCCGCTCCCCGCCGCTGGCTACGAGGGCAGCGGggccctggggctggggctggggctgctgtgcgGGCTGGGGGCGCCCGGAGCCCCCCGCCTGCTGCCGGCCCCGCTGCCGCTGCTGCCTGCCCGCGgcccccgcccggccccgggGCCGCCGCCCGGCGCCCGACGGCACAAGGAGAACATCTCCG ATGAGGACAGCCTGTGCGGGGACGGCAGCGAGCTGAAGATGTCCACAGCCCAGATCAAGAGGAAGAAACGCCGGCACAG GACGGTGTTCACAGCTCAccagctggaggagctggagaaggcTTTCAATGAAGCTCACTACCCTGATGTCTATGCCCGGGAGATGCTGGCTGTGAAGACGGAGCTGCCAGAGGACAGGATACAG GTTTGGTTTCAGAACCGAAGAGCCAAGTGGCGGAAGAGGGAGAAGTGCTGGGGACGGAGCAGTGTGATGGCCGAGTATGGCCTCTATGGGGCCATGGTGAGACACTCCATCCCTCTGCCCGAGTCCATCATCAACTCTGCCAAGAGCGGGCTGGTGGGATCCTGCGCCCCATGGCTGCTGG GCATGCACAAGAAGTCCATGGAGGTGAGCAGGAAGGCGGAGAGCCAGGAGAAGCTGGCAGATGGCTGGCGAGcggagcagcaggaggaggaggaactcAAAGGGAAGCAGGCCAGTTCCCAGAGGGGCTCTGACAAGCTTGGCCCAGCAAAGGATTCGGAGGACACAGCCATCGACCTCTCCAGGACAGCCAAGCACGAGAAGAGGGGTGTGCTGAGGCAGTgcatcaatggggacccccccacggagctgagcagcagggacCACTGA